In one window of Fusobacteria bacterium ZRK30 DNA:
- the ribD gene encoding bifunctional diaminohydroxyphosphoribosylaminopyrimidine deaminase/5-amino-6-(5-phosphoribosylamino)uracil reductase RibD, which translates to MMVNLDEKYMELALELAALGEGDVNPNPMVGSVVVKAGKIIGRGYHKKYGGPHAEVFALEDAGKGAEGATIYVTLEPCSHYGKTPPCAEKIIKMGIKRCVIATLDPNPLVAGKGVKLLEEAGIEVKINVLEEKALKQNVVFFRYIEKKTPYLFLKCAITLDGKIATKSGDSKWISNEMSRTRVQELRHKYMGIMVGVNTLLGDNPRLNARIEGGNNPHRIVVDPGLKTPEDYNFIQNNRDDKSIIVTSKGNIQSEKHLKFEKKYNVKFIFLDGNRFLMTEILKEIGKLGIDSILLEGGNSMISMAFKEKALDGGEIFIAPKIIGDNNAIPFISGFKIGTMKESIELKDVKFKVYRDNVAIEFNL; encoded by the coding sequence ATTATGGTGAATTTAGATGAAAAATATATGGAGTTAGCCCTGGAGCTGGCAGCCTTGGGAGAGGGAGATGTAAATCCAAACCCTATGGTAGGATCAGTAGTTGTAAAAGCCGGAAAAATAATCGGTAGAGGCTACCATAAAAAATATGGCGGTCCCCACGCAGAAGTTTTTGCATTGGAAGATGCAGGAAAAGGAGCAGAGGGAGCTACAATATATGTAACTTTGGAACCGTGTTCCCATTATGGGAAGACTCCTCCCTGTGCTGAAAAAATAATTAAGATGGGAATCAAACGATGTGTAATTGCGACTCTAGATCCCAACCCCCTGGTAGCAGGAAAAGGTGTTAAACTTTTAGAAGAGGCTGGGATAGAGGTAAAAATTAATGTTTTAGAAGAAAAAGCCTTAAAACAAAATGTTGTTTTCTTCAGATATATAGAAAAAAAGACCCCTTATTTATTTTTAAAGTGTGCCATCACCCTGGATGGAAAGATAGCCACTAAAAGCGGAGATTCCAAATGGATCTCCAATGAAATGTCGAGAACAAGGGTACAGGAATTAAGACATAAATATATGGGAATAATGGTAGGGGTAAACACACTCTTAGGAGATAACCCCAGGCTCAATGCAAGGATAGAGGGGGGGAATAATCCCCATAGAATAGTTGTGGATCCTGGATTAAAAACTCCGGAGGACTATAATTTTATCCAGAATAACAGAGATGATAAATCTATAATAGTTACCTCTAAAGGGAATATCCAGAGTGAAAAACATCTGAAATTTGAAAAAAAATATAATGTGAAATTTATATTTTTAGATGGTAATCGATTTTTAATGACAGAGATATTAAAAGAAATAGGAAAATTAGGGATAGATTCAATCCTTTTAGAAGGTGGGAATTCCATGATATCCATGGCTTTTAAAGAGAAGGCTTTGGATGGAGGAGAGATATTTATTGCTCCAAAAATCATAGGAGATAATAACGCCATACCATTTATAAGTGGGTTTAAGATAGGAACGATGAAAGAAAGTATAGAATTAAAAGATGTAAAGTTTAAAGTCTATAGAGATAATGTAGCAATAGAATTTAATTTATAA
- the ribE gene encoding 6,7-dimethyl-8-ribityllumazine synthase, producing MRTFEGNFNGENIRVGIVCGRFNEFITSKLLGGAKDALVRHGVNDENIDTAWVPGVFEMPLIAKKMVETKKYDAVIALGAVIKGSTPHFDYVCAEVSKGIATVSMDSGIPVIFGVLTTNTIEQAIERAGTKAGNKGFDAGVSAIEMVNLIQTIG from the coding sequence ATGAGAACATTTGAAGGAAATTTTAACGGAGAAAATATCAGAGTAGGAATAGTATGCGGGAGATTCAATGAATTTATTACTTCTAAATTATTAGGAGGAGCTAAAGATGCTCTAGTTAGACATGGTGTAAATGATGAAAATATAGATACAGCATGGGTTCCAGGAGTGTTTGAAATGCCATTGATAGCTAAAAAAATGGTAGAAACTAAAAAATATGACGCAGTAATAGCTCTAGGAGCAGTAATAAAAGGATCAACTCCTCATTTTGATTATGTATGTGCAGAAGTATCTAAAGGGATAGCAACTGTATCTATGGATTCAGGAATCCCTGTGATCTTTGGAGTTTTAACAACTAATACAATTGAGCAGGCTATAGAAAGAGCAGGAACTAAAGCAGGAAATAAAGGTTTTGATGCAGGAGTATCAGCTATTGAGATGGTAAACTTAATTCAAACAATAGGATAA
- the mnmA gene encoding tRNA 2-thiouridine(34) synthase MnmA, with protein MVKNLDSYLKYDPKNENVTIAVAMSGGVDSSTVAYLLKKQGYKVFGITMEVWTSGSACSTNIDLSDAKKVCDDLGIEHHMIHLGDEFKDIVVDSFVNDYMEGRTPNPCMVCNRYIKFGRLVELALSHGADFIATGHYAKIENGLLKIGDDPNKDQVYFLSQMRKENIKKLMFPIGDLEKPQVRELAELLNIRVYAKKDSQEICFVEDGKLGEFLNELTDGKATSEGDIVTTDGKVIGKHRGVSFYTIGQRKGLGISYPTPLYVIQIDSKKNRLIVGNNEELFSTYLIANKINLLGCETIEELKNMKLKAKTRSRDKFHPCSVKVLENDKIKIDFTEEKVRAITPGQGVVLYNYSGEVMASGFIVK; from the coding sequence ATGGTAAAAAATTTAGATTCATACTTAAAGTATGATCCAAAGAACGAAAATGTAACAATAGCAGTAGCAATGAGTGGAGGAGTAGATTCTTCAACAGTAGCTTACCTGTTAAAAAAACAAGGATACAAAGTTTTTGGAATCACAATGGAGGTCTGGACCAGTGGATCAGCATGCAGTACTAATATAGACTTAAGTGATGCAAAAAAAGTATGTGACGATCTGGGAATAGAACATCATATGATTCATTTAGGAGATGAATTCAAAGACATAGTAGTAGACAGTTTTGTAAACGACTATATGGAAGGAAGAACTCCTAATCCATGCATGGTGTGTAATAGATACATCAAGTTTGGAAGGCTGGTAGAACTAGCATTATCTCATGGAGCAGATTTTATAGCTACCGGGCATTATGCTAAGATAGAAAATGGGCTGTTGAAAATAGGTGACGATCCAAATAAAGACCAGGTATATTTCCTGTCTCAAATGAGAAAAGAAAATATAAAAAAATTAATGTTTCCAATAGGAGATCTTGAGAAACCTCAGGTAAGAGAATTAGCTGAGTTATTAAATATCAGAGTGTATGCAAAAAAAGACAGTCAGGAAATATGTTTTGTAGAGGATGGTAAATTAGGAGAATTCTTAAATGAGCTGACAGATGGTAAAGCCACATCTGAAGGAGACATTGTAACAACAGATGGAAAGGTAATAGGTAAACATAGAGGAGTTAGTTTTTACACTATTGGGCAGAGAAAAGGGTTGGGAATCAGTTACCCGACACCACTTTATGTTATTCAGATAGATAGCAAAAAAAATCGTTTGATAGTTGGAAATAATGAAGAATTATTCAGTACATATTTGATAGCCAATAAAATAAATCTTTTAGGATGTGAAACGATAGAAGAATTAAAAAATATGAAATTAAAAGCAAAGACTAGATCTAGAGATAAATTTCATCCTTGCAGTGTAAAGGTTTTAGAGAATGATAAGATAAAGATAGATTTCACTGAGGAGAAGGTTAGAGCCATAACTCCAGGACAAGGTGTAGTACTTTATAATTATAGTGGCGAAGTAATGGCCAGTGGATTTATAGTTAAATAA
- a CDS encoding LysE family translocator, translated as MHLLDGIICGMILSLPFGPLAIYCMEKTLSEGRYKGFISSLGMITVDVFYGLIALFGFRYVEGLLRDYQIEIKIVSGILILGLGYKIFKNRKEIKNIVEEDHFGYIRSYITTILVAFANPLSIFTFIGLFAILGVSTDVKHISLKIALGILIGGGTQWFGITGALSHYRKKITFKTLETLRHYASVIIMLGGVAITLSSFIKN; from the coding sequence GTGCATTTATTAGATGGAATTATATGTGGAATGATACTTTCATTACCTTTTGGTCCACTAGCTATATATTGCATGGAAAAGACACTATCTGAAGGAAGGTATAAAGGCTTTATATCCTCTTTGGGAATGATAACAGTAGATGTTTTTTACGGGCTTATTGCATTGTTTGGATTTAGATATGTAGAAGGTTTATTACGTGACTATCAAATAGAAATAAAAATAGTATCTGGAATATTGATATTAGGATTGGGATATAAAATTTTTAAAAATAGAAAAGAGATAAAAAATATTGTAGAAGAAGATCACTTTGGTTATATAAGGTCTTACATAACAACTATTTTAGTGGCATTTGCTAATCCCCTTTCGATCTTTACTTTTATAGGTCTTTTTGCAATTTTAGGTGTATCTACAGATGTAAAACACATTAGTTTAAAAATTGCTTTGGGAATACTTATCGGTGGAGGAACCCAGTGGTTCGGAATAACAGGAGCATTATCTCATTATAGAAAAAAAATAACATTTAAAACTTTAGAAACGTTGAGGCATTATGCCAGTGTAATAATTATGTTAGGCGGAGTGGCAATCACTCTGTCATCATTTATAAAAAACTAA
- a CDS encoding amidohydrolase: protein MKKLLLLGSLISLFAFNSAEVKAAKKVDLIVKNGIVLTMNGEKEILDDGVIVVKGNRIVEVGDKKILKKYSSKKIIDADGGIIMPGMINTHTHVSMSVFRSLADDVPDRLNRYIFPLENKMVSQEMVYTGAIHGSIEMAKGGVTTMVDMYLFEESAAQAVKEIGLRGIMTQNIIKYPTADGKDGDAKVKMAIEFVEKYKNDELITPGFGPHAPHTVKEEDLKRIRDLSKKYNVPVSMHVAETQKEFDKFKTKYNMTPIEYLDSIGLLNERFIAAHSIFVTDSDIELMKKRNIGVAHNMVANIKSAKGVSPALKMFDDGVRIGLGTDGPMSGNTLDIIGQMGYVAKLHKLTNKDRSAMPPYKVVEMATMGGAKAIHREDELGSLENGKLADIVVLETKSVNMQPIFDPYSVLVYSANASNVDTVIVNGKMIVEDKKLLTYDEEKNRKAIQEFSKKVKKIAETL, encoded by the coding sequence ATGAAAAAATTGTTGTTGTTAGGATCACTTATATCATTGTTTGCTTTTAATAGTGCAGAAGTAAAGGCTGCAAAAAAAGTAGATTTAATAGTTAAAAATGGGATAGTTTTAACTATGAATGGGGAAAAAGAAATATTAGATGATGGTGTAATAGTTGTAAAGGGAAATAGGATAGTGGAGGTAGGGGATAAAAAAATACTGAAAAAATACTCTTCTAAAAAAATTATAGATGCAGATGGAGGGATCATCATGCCTGGGATGATAAATACTCATACCCATGTTTCTATGAGTGTATTCAGAAGTTTAGCAGATGACGTTCCAGACAGATTAAACAGGTATATATTTCCTCTGGAAAACAAGATGGTATCTCAAGAGATGGTTTATACTGGAGCTATTCACGGCTCTATAGAGATGGCCAAAGGCGGAGTTACAACTATGGTGGATATGTATTTATTTGAAGAAAGTGCAGCACAGGCTGTAAAAGAGATTGGTTTGAGGGGGATAATGACACAGAATATCATTAAATATCCTACAGCAGACGGAAAAGATGGAGACGCTAAGGTAAAGATGGCAATAGAATTTGTAGAAAAATATAAAAATGATGAATTGATAACTCCTGGATTTGGACCTCATGCACCTCATACTGTTAAAGAGGAAGATTTAAAAAGGATAAGAGATCTTTCTAAAAAATATAATGTCCCGGTTTCTATGCATGTAGCAGAGACTCAAAAAGAGTTTGACAAATTTAAAACCAAGTATAATATGACCCCTATTGAATACCTGGATTCTATAGGCCTATTGAATGAAAGATTTATAGCAGCACATTCTATTTTTGTAACAGATAGTGATATCGAACTTATGAAAAAAAGAAATATAGGAGTAGCTCATAATATGGTAGCCAATATTAAATCGGCAAAAGGTGTGTCTCCGGCATTGAAGATGTTTGATGATGGAGTTAGAATCGGGCTCGGGACAGATGGCCCTATGAGTGGGAATACACTTGATATAATAGGTCAAATGGGGTATGTGGCAAAATTGCATAAATTAACAAATAAAGATAGATCGGCAATGCCACCATATAAAGTGGTAGAGATGGCTACAATGGGAGGAGCTAAAGCTATCCATAGAGAAGACGAATTAGGTTCTTTGGAGAATGGAAAGCTGGCAGATATAGTAGTTTTAGAAACAAAATCTGTAAATATGCAGCCTATATTTGATCCGTATTCAGTATTGGTATATTCAGCTAACGCTTCTAATGTAGATACGGTAATTGTAAATGGAAAGATGATTGTAGAGGATAAAAAACTATTGACCTATGATGAAGAAAAAAATAGAAAAGCTATTCAGGAATTTTCAAAAAAAGTTAAAAAAATAGCAGAAACTTTATAG
- a CDS encoding MATE family efflux transporter: MHISNSLILISINKNLNIYGGDIAIAAYGIINSISVLRYMPIIGIYQGSQPILGYNYGAKKFERVSEAYKISLLAGIGISAIGFIIAVFIPHLLISPFINNDKNLYELTINSTKIFFSMTIFMGFHMIGSRYFQSVGKAKITIILNIIRQFFLLLPLLHFLPKNYGVKGVWLAIPITDFLLAIITSYFVIREFKFLKNDYKTRESFNKDQRT; this comes from the coding sequence ATGCATATATCCAATTCCCTAATACTTATTTCTATCAATAAAAATTTAAATATCTATGGAGGCGATATAGCCATTGCCGCCTACGGAATAATCAACAGCATCAGTGTCCTGAGATACATGCCAATTATAGGAATATATCAAGGAAGTCAGCCTATTTTAGGATATAACTACGGTGCCAAAAAATTTGAAAGGGTCAGCGAGGCATATAAAATTTCCCTTCTAGCGGGTATTGGTATCTCAGCTATAGGATTTATCATAGCTGTATTTATCCCCCATCTATTGATCTCACCATTTATCAACAACGATAAAAATTTATATGAGCTGACAATAAATTCCACAAAAATATTTTTCAGCATGACTATCTTTATGGGATTTCATATGATTGGCAGCCGTTATTTCCAATCAGTAGGAAAAGCTAAAATAACTATTATCTTAAACATCATTCGTCAATTTTTCCTTCTCCTGCCTCTTCTACATTTCTTGCCTAAAAACTATGGGGTGAAGGGGGTTTGGTTAGCTATCCCTATTACAGATTTTCTCCTAGCTATAATCACATCATATTTCGTAATCAGAGAGTTTAAATTTTTAAAAAATGATTATAAAACCAGAGAGTCTTTTAATAAAGATCAAAGAACGTGA